The sequence CGGTTCGTGCGCGGAAATGAATCTGTATCAACGGGATTTCGTGAATTTCAGAACTGCGAGAGAGTCCGGCGCTTCGGTGCTGCTTGTGGCCGATATAGACCGGGGAGGGGTGTTTGCCCAGGTTGTCGGGACGCTGGCGGTTATTCCTCCGGAAGATCGCGCACTGGTGAAGGGTGTTATCGTAAACCGGTTCCGCGGAGATATCGACCTGTTCCGCGACGGGGTGAGGATGCTCGAGGAGATGACCGGCGTGCCGGTGCTCGGAGTCATTCCGTATTTCAGGGGTTTTTCCATCGACGCCGAAGATGCCGTGCCGCTCGCCTCGAAGGTTGATCCCCATGCCGAGCCGGAAGCGGGCAGGACCGGTGTGGCAGCGATCTACTTTCCTCATATATCGAACTTCACCGATCTTTCGCCGCTGGAGCAGGATCCGGGCGTCGAACTGCACTACCTGCACTATCCCCGTTCGCTCGAGAACTACAGGATGCTGGTTCTGCCGGGTTCGAAGAACGTTCGGGGAGATCTCGAATGGCTCCGCAGGCTCGGCTGGGAGGAGCGCATCAGGGAGTTCAGGGCGCGGGGAGGCGTTGTGGTGGGTGTGTGCGGAGGTTACCAGATGCTTGGCCGCACCATTGCCGATCCGTTCGGGGTAGAGGGGGAGCCGGGTGCAAGTCCGGGTCTCGGTCTGCTTGATGCCGATACGGTGCTCGAACAGGAGAAATGCCTCTGCAACGCTTCGGGCGTGCTTGAAGATGCGGGGGTGAAGAGCCACGGTTACGAAATCCATATGGGACGTACATTGCTTTCCGGCGCCTGCCGACCATTCATGCGGGTGCTCACGCGCAATGGCGAGGCTGCCGGCGACGGAGACGGGGCTCGG comes from Chlorobium limicola DSM 245 and encodes:
- a CDS encoding cobyric acid synthase, whose product is MVSGRSKAIAVFGTASDVGKSVVATAICRIFRDAGIDVAPYKAQNMSNNSGVTPDGFEIGRAQIAQAEAARVVPTADMNPVLLKPNSDTGAQVVLQGKVCSTESAKGYFRDTSLWAAAARESLERLMKRYELVVIEGAGSCAEMNLYQRDFVNFRTARESGASVLLVADIDRGGVFAQVVGTLAVIPPEDRALVKGVIVNRFRGDIDLFRDGVRMLEEMTGVPVLGVIPYFRGFSIDAEDAVPLASKVDPHAEPEAGRTGVAAIYFPHISNFTDLSPLEQDPGVELHYLHYPRSLENYRMLVLPGSKNVRGDLEWLRRLGWEERIREFRARGGVVVGVCGGYQMLGRTIADPFGVEGEPGASPGLGLLDADTVLEQEKCLCNASGVLEDAGVKSHGYEIHMGRTLLSGACRPFMRVLTRNGEAAGDGDGARSEDGKVIGTYFHGIFDEPQVRQWFLALADPEYRPSRHECSMEESYDLLAAHFTEHLDLEKLFGLIDKPLPER